One Chaetodon trifascialis isolate fChaTrf1 chromosome 21, fChaTrf1.hap1, whole genome shotgun sequence genomic window carries:
- the mbtd1 gene encoding MBT domain-containing protein 1 isoform X1 — protein MEDTRDLAERTPRSERKRRDSYGMFDGYDSCSEESTSSSSSEDSEDEVVPSIPASLPIIKNNGQVYTYPDGKAGMATCEMCGMVGVRDAFYSKTKRFCSVSCSRSYSSNSKKASILARLQGKPPTKKAKVLQKQPLMAKLAAYAQYQASQQNQAKSKAVVPAESFDWGRYICSSNMSGAPVSCFKHAPMGTCWGDIEEGVRLEVLNSDTNLSTKVYWIAEIIKLAGFKALLRYEGFDNDTSKDFWCNLCIPEVHPVGWCASSGKPLVPPKTIQHKYSNWKAFLVKRLTGAKTLPPDFNSKVHENMQFPFKKLMRVEVVDKNYLCRTRVALVEQVIGGRLRLVYEESQDRSDDFWCHMFSPLIHNIGWSRSIGHRFKRSDITKKIEGQVDAPAQYFQKVKDVDQSGDWFKDGMKLEAIDPLNLSAICVATVRKVLADGYLMIGIDGSEAVDGSDWFCYHSTSPSIFPVGFCEINDIELTPPRGYTKLPFKWFDYLRETGSIAAPVKLFNKEVPNHGFRQGMKLEAVDLMEPRLVCVATVTRIVHRLLRIHFDGWEDEYDQWVDCESPDLYPVGWCQLTGYQLQPPASQSNREMPQSVPKQKKKAQQYKGQKKKRKIPVGRRPFSQAGRRRSSFSGDEEQSPPPYPAQGPTRPRPRTHLHQTHKSESLLRMKEETAEVDEFTFSQGTSDQESNGSGSYYIKQEP, from the exons ATGGAAGACACAAGGGATTTG GCTGAACGCACCCCACGTTCAGAGCGTAAGCGGAGAGACTCGTACGGGATGTTTGATGGCTATGACAGCTGCAGCGAGGAgtccaccagcagctccagctcagaggacagtgaggatgAGGTGGTGCCCTCCATCCCTGCCAGCCTGCCCATCATCAAGAACAATGGCCAAGTCTACACCTACCCCGATGGCAAGGCTGGAATGG CCACTTGTGAGATGTGTGGAATGGTTGGAGTACGAGATGCTTTCTACTCAAAAACCAAGCGCTTCTGCAGCGTGTCCTGCTCTAGGAGTTATTCCTCAAATTCCAAAAAAGCTAGCATCTTGGCAAGACTCCAG GGCAAACCACCAACAAAAAAGGCGAAAGTCTTACAGAAACAGCCTCTTATGGCAAAGTTGGCAGCTTACGCCCAGTACCAAGCAAGTCAACAGAACCAGGCCAAATCAAAAGCCG TGGTCCCCGCAGAGAGCTTTGACTGGGGTCGGTATATCTGTAGCAGTAACATGTCTGGAGCCCCAGTCAGCTGTTTCAAGCAT GCCCCTATGGGGACATGCTGGGGAGACATAGAGGAAGGAGTGAGGCTTGAAGTACTCAACTCCGATACCAACCTGTCCACTAAAGTGTACTGGATAGCAGAAATCATTAAGCTAGCAG GGTTCAAGGCTCTTCTGCGGTATGAGGGCTTTGACAATGACACCAGTAAGGACTTCTGGTGTAATCTCTGTATCCCTGAGGTGCACCCGGTGGGATGGTGTGCCTCAAGTGGCAAACCCCTTGTACCTCCGAAAA CCATACAGCATAAGTACTCTAACTGGAAAGCCTTTCTTGTGAAGCGTCTCACTGGAGCTAAAACACTGCCGCCTGACTTTAATTCCAAG GTACATGAGAACATGCAGTTCCCCTTTAAGAAGCTGATGCGGGTAGAGGTGGTGGATAAGAACTACCTGTGCCGGACACGGGTGGCGCTGGTGGAGCAGGTAATCGGAGGTCGTCTCAGACTGGTGTATGAGGAGAGCCAAGACAGGTCGGATGACTTCTGGTGCCACATGTTTAGCCCCCTCATCCACAATATAGGCTGGTCGCGCAGCATCGGACACCGCTTCAAACGGTCCG ATATTACAAAGAAAATTGAGGGTCAAGTTGATGCTCCCGCGCAGTACTTCCAGAAG gTGAAAGATGTGGACCAGAGTGGGGATTGGTTTAAAGATGGGATGAAGTTAGAAGCCATTGACCCCCTCAACCTCTCAGCTATATGTGTAGCCACTGTAAGAAAG gtgttggCAGACGGGTACCTCATGATTGGGATCGATGGTTCGGAGGCAGTGGACGGATCAGACTGGTTCTGCTACCACAGCACCTCCCCCTCCATCTTCCCTGTCGGCTTCTGTGAAATCAACGACATTGAACTCACGCCCCCTAGAG GGTACACTAAACTGCCATTTAAATGGTTTGACTACCTCAGAGAAACGGGTTCAATAGCTGCTCCTGTCAAGCTCTTTAACAAG GAGGTTCCCAATCATGGCTTCCGACAAGGCATGAAACTGGAGGCTGTTGATCTAATGGAGCCACGGCTGGTATGTGTTGCCACGGTGACGAGGATTGTGCACCGGCTACTGAGGATCCACTTTGATGGCTGGGAGGATGAGTATGACCAGTGGGTTGACTGCGAGTCACCTGACCTTTACCCTGTGGGCTGGTGTCAGCTGACGGGCTAccagctccagccccccgccTCGCAGA GTAACAGGGAAATGCCTCAGTCTGTACCCAAGCAGAAGAAAAAGGCCCAGCAGTACaaaggacaaaagaaaa AGAGGAAGATTCCGGTTGGTCGGCGGCCCTTCagtcaggcaggcaggaggaggagcagcttcTCGGGAGACGAAGAGCAGAGTCCACCCCCTTACCCTGCCCAGGGGCCCACTCGGCCCCGACCCCGAACACACCTCCACCAAACCCACAAATCAG AGTCTCTCCTGCGAATGAAAGAGGAGACGGCAGAGGTGGATGAGTTTACCTTCTCACAGGGCACCTCCGACCAGGAGAGCAACGGCTCGGGCAGCTACTACATCAAACAGGAACCCTGA
- the mbtd1 gene encoding MBT domain-containing protein 1 isoform X2 — translation MEDTRDLAERTPRSERKRRDSYGMFDGYDSCSEESTSSSSSEDSEDEVVPSIPASLPIIKNNGQVYTYPDGKAGMATCEMCGMVGVRDAFYSKTKRFCSVSCSRSYSSNSKKASILARLQGKPPTKKAKVLQKQPLMAKLAAYAQYQASQQNQAKSKAVVPAESFDWGRYICSSNMSGAPVSCFKHAPMGTCWGDIEEGVRLEVLNSDTNLSTKVYWIAEIIKLAGFKALLRYEGFDNDTSKDFWCNLCIPEVHPVGWCASSGKPLVPPKTIQHKYSNWKAFLVKRLTGAKTLPPDFNSKVHENMQFPFKKLMRVEVVDKNYLCRTRVALVEQVIGGRLRLVYEESQDRSDDFWCHMFSPLIHNIGWSRSIGHRFKRSDITKKIEGQVDAPAQYFQKVKDVDQSGDWFKDGMKLEAIDPLNLSAICVATVRKVLADGYLMIGIDGSEAVDGSDWFCYHSTSPSIFPVGFCEINDIELTPPRGYTKLPFKWFDYLRETGSIAAPVKLFNKEVPNHGFRQGMKLEAVDLMEPRLVCVATVTRIVHRLLRIHFDGWEDEYDQWVDCESPDLYPVGWCQLTGYQLQPPASQSNREMPQSVPKQKKKAQQYKGQKKKSLLRMKEETAEVDEFTFSQGTSDQESNGSGSYYIKQEP, via the exons ATGGAAGACACAAGGGATTTG GCTGAACGCACCCCACGTTCAGAGCGTAAGCGGAGAGACTCGTACGGGATGTTTGATGGCTATGACAGCTGCAGCGAGGAgtccaccagcagctccagctcagaggacagtgaggatgAGGTGGTGCCCTCCATCCCTGCCAGCCTGCCCATCATCAAGAACAATGGCCAAGTCTACACCTACCCCGATGGCAAGGCTGGAATGG CCACTTGTGAGATGTGTGGAATGGTTGGAGTACGAGATGCTTTCTACTCAAAAACCAAGCGCTTCTGCAGCGTGTCCTGCTCTAGGAGTTATTCCTCAAATTCCAAAAAAGCTAGCATCTTGGCAAGACTCCAG GGCAAACCACCAACAAAAAAGGCGAAAGTCTTACAGAAACAGCCTCTTATGGCAAAGTTGGCAGCTTACGCCCAGTACCAAGCAAGTCAACAGAACCAGGCCAAATCAAAAGCCG TGGTCCCCGCAGAGAGCTTTGACTGGGGTCGGTATATCTGTAGCAGTAACATGTCTGGAGCCCCAGTCAGCTGTTTCAAGCAT GCCCCTATGGGGACATGCTGGGGAGACATAGAGGAAGGAGTGAGGCTTGAAGTACTCAACTCCGATACCAACCTGTCCACTAAAGTGTACTGGATAGCAGAAATCATTAAGCTAGCAG GGTTCAAGGCTCTTCTGCGGTATGAGGGCTTTGACAATGACACCAGTAAGGACTTCTGGTGTAATCTCTGTATCCCTGAGGTGCACCCGGTGGGATGGTGTGCCTCAAGTGGCAAACCCCTTGTACCTCCGAAAA CCATACAGCATAAGTACTCTAACTGGAAAGCCTTTCTTGTGAAGCGTCTCACTGGAGCTAAAACACTGCCGCCTGACTTTAATTCCAAG GTACATGAGAACATGCAGTTCCCCTTTAAGAAGCTGATGCGGGTAGAGGTGGTGGATAAGAACTACCTGTGCCGGACACGGGTGGCGCTGGTGGAGCAGGTAATCGGAGGTCGTCTCAGACTGGTGTATGAGGAGAGCCAAGACAGGTCGGATGACTTCTGGTGCCACATGTTTAGCCCCCTCATCCACAATATAGGCTGGTCGCGCAGCATCGGACACCGCTTCAAACGGTCCG ATATTACAAAGAAAATTGAGGGTCAAGTTGATGCTCCCGCGCAGTACTTCCAGAAG gTGAAAGATGTGGACCAGAGTGGGGATTGGTTTAAAGATGGGATGAAGTTAGAAGCCATTGACCCCCTCAACCTCTCAGCTATATGTGTAGCCACTGTAAGAAAG gtgttggCAGACGGGTACCTCATGATTGGGATCGATGGTTCGGAGGCAGTGGACGGATCAGACTGGTTCTGCTACCACAGCACCTCCCCCTCCATCTTCCCTGTCGGCTTCTGTGAAATCAACGACATTGAACTCACGCCCCCTAGAG GGTACACTAAACTGCCATTTAAATGGTTTGACTACCTCAGAGAAACGGGTTCAATAGCTGCTCCTGTCAAGCTCTTTAACAAG GAGGTTCCCAATCATGGCTTCCGACAAGGCATGAAACTGGAGGCTGTTGATCTAATGGAGCCACGGCTGGTATGTGTTGCCACGGTGACGAGGATTGTGCACCGGCTACTGAGGATCCACTTTGATGGCTGGGAGGATGAGTATGACCAGTGGGTTGACTGCGAGTCACCTGACCTTTACCCTGTGGGCTGGTGTCAGCTGACGGGCTAccagctccagccccccgccTCGCAGA GTAACAGGGAAATGCCTCAGTCTGTACCCAAGCAGAAGAAAAAGGCCCAGCAGTACaaaggacaaaagaaaa AGTCTCTCCTGCGAATGAAAGAGGAGACGGCAGAGGTGGATGAGTTTACCTTCTCACAGGGCACCTCCGACCAGGAGAGCAACGGCTCGGGCAGCTACTACATCAAACAGGAACCCTGA